From Pseudomonas sp. AN-1:
TGAAGCTGACGCCGCCGAGGCTCTGCAGGTTGAGCATCTGCGGGATGAACAGCTCGCGGGTCGCGCCGAACACCTGGGCGACGCCGGCGCGCACCTGGCTCAGCAGCCAGTCGTTGAGGCTGCCCTCGGGCAGGTGGGCGGCAAGGCGATGGTGCAGGCCGTCGGCCGCGCTGACGGGCACCCACAGCTCGGCGCGTTCGCCCGGCAGGCGCACGGCGAGCAGCTCGTCGTGTCGGGCGACGCTGCCGTCGGCGCTCGGCAGGTCGACGCCGAGGGCGAGCAGGGCGCCGTCGCCCTGGCTGAGGCCGAAACGCACCCAGGCCGCGCTCTCGTCGGCCAGTTGAGCCTTGAAGAACACCGCGTACTTCTTCAGGTCGGCCAGCTGCGGCTCGATCAGCTCGCGGGCCATGGCCAGGGCGAAGCCGTCGGCCAGCGGCACGATGCGGAAGCTCGACAGCATGCGGCCCTTGGGCGTGCAGCGCGCGCCCAGGCTGCTGGTCTCGGCGTTCAGGTAGTTGAGGTTGCAGGTCAGCTGACCCTGGAGGAACTTGGCGGCATCCACGCCGTGGACGGCGAGAACCCCCTCGTGGTCGAGCGAGCAGAAGAATGCGGACATCGTGTCGGTTGCCGGTGCGAAGGTCGGGGCGGTCATCATAGAGCGCCCCGCCGACTCTTGTCAGCGGGCTGGCGGCGTCGGAGGCCCTCGCTATAATGCCGCGATTGCCGAGGAGGCCGAGATGACCGAAGAAAACATCGAACTGAAACGACTGCAGTGGGAATGCCGGCGCGGCATGCTGGAGCTGGACGTGCTGTTCAAGCCGTTCCTCGACGAGGCCTACGCCCAACTGGAGGCGGTCGACCAGGAGCGTTTCCGCAACCTGCTCAAGTGCGAGGACCCGGACCTGTTCAGCTGGTTCATGGGCTACAGCCAGCCCGAGAACGCCGACCACGCGCGCATGGTGCGCATGATCCTGGATCGTGTCCAGCCGAAGTGAGCCCTTCGAGTGCCACTGGCGCCCGTCGCGGCGCCTGCTGGCGCTCTATCTGCTGAGCCTGGGGCTGGCCGTGCTGGCCCTGGCGCTCGCCGCCATCCCGGGCTGGGCGCAGGCCGCCGGCCTGCTGCTCTGCCTGGTCCACGCCGCCTGGACCCTGCCGCGCGCGATCCTGCTCAGCCACCTGAGTGCCTTCACCGCCCTGCGCCATGACGGGCGTGGCTGGCAACTGCGCAATGCCGCCGAGGGCTGGGTGGCGGTGCAGCTGCGCCCGGGCAGCCTGGCGCTGCCGCAGGCGGTGGTGCTGCAGTTCCGCCGGCCTGGACAGTGGTTCGCCCGCGGACTGTGCATTCCGGCCGACAGCCTGTGCCGCGACCGGCATCGCCGCCTGCGCGTGCGCCTGAAGTTCGCCCGCCGGCGCTGGGCGCCGGTGGGCGAGGCTCAGTCGGGCAGGTAGCCCGGCGGCACCAGGATGGTGTCGCCGGCCTTGGGCAACTGGCCTGGGTAGTCGAGGGTGTAGTGCAGGCCGCGGCTCTCGCGGCGCAGCATGGCCGACTGGATCATCAGCTCGGCGACCAGCGCCAGGTTGCGCAGCTCGATCAGGTCGCGGCTGACCCGGTAGTTGCTGTAGAACTCGTGGATCTCGCTCTGCAGCAGGCGCACGCGGTGCTGGGCGCGCTGCAGGCGCTTGTTGGTGCGCACGATGCCGACGTAGTCCCACATGAAGCGCCGCAGTTCGTCCCAGTTGTGCGCGATGATCACGTCCTCGTCGGAGTCGGTGACCTGGCTGGCGTCCCAGCTCGGCAGCGCATGCGGCATGCCGACCCGTTCCAGCTGGCTGACGATGTCGGCGGCGGCCGCGCGGGCGTAGACGAAGCACTCCAGCAGCGAGTTGCTGGCCAGGCGGTTGGCGCCGTGCAGGCCGGTGAAGCTGGTCTCGCCGATGGCGTACAGGCCGGGCACGTCGGTGTGGCCGCGGCTGTCGACCACCACGCCGCCGCAGGTGTAGTGCGCCGCCGGCACCACCGGGATCGGCTGGCGGGTGATGTCGATGCCGTAGCCCAGACAGCGCTCGTAGACGGTGGGGAAGTGCGTCTTGATGAACTCGGCCGGCTTGTGGCTGATGTCCAGGTACACGCAGTCGATGCCGAGGCGCTTCATCTCGTGGTCGATGGCGCGCGCGACTATGTCGCGCGGGGCCAGTTCGCCGCGGGCGTCGAAGCGGTCCATGAAGCGTTCGCCGCCCGGCAGGCGCAGCAGGCCGCCCTCGCCGCGCAGTGCTTCGGTGATCAGGAAGTTCTTCGCCTGCGGGTGGTACAGGCAGGTGGGGTGGAACTGGTTGAACTCCAGGTTGCCGACCCGGCAGCCGGCGCGCCAGGCCATGGCGATGCCGTCGCCGCAGGTGCCGTCCGGGTTGCTGGTGTACAGGTAGACCTTGGCCGCGCCGCCGGTGGCCAGCACCACGAAGCGTGCGCGGTAGGTGTCGACCTCGCCGCTGTTGCGGTTGAGCACGTAGGCGCCGAGGCAGCGGCGGCCCTTGCCGCCGAGCTTGCGCTCGGTGATCAGGTCGACCGCCACGCGCTGCTCGAGCAATTCGATGTTCGGGCACTGGCGGGCGCGGGCGAGCAGGGTGTTGAAGATCGCCGTGCCGGTGGCGTCGGCGGCATGGATGATGCGCCGGTGGCTGTGGCCGCCCTCTCGGGTCAGGTGGAAGGCGAAGCCGCGCTCGCCGTCGTGGTGCTCCTCGTCGCGGGTGAAGGGCACGCCCTGGTCGATCAGCCACTGGATCGCCTCGCGGCTGTGCTCGACGGTGAAGCGCACCGCGTCCTCGCGGCAAAGGCCGGCGCCGGCGGTCAGGGTGTCCTGCACGTGCGACTCGATGTCGTCGCTGTCGTCCAGCACCGCGGCCACGCCGCCCTGGGCCCAGTAGGTGGAGCCGCCGGCGAGGTCGCCCTTGCTCAGTACGGCGATGCGCAGGTGGTCCGGCAGGTTGAGGGCGAGGGACAGGCCGGCGCCGCCGCTGCCGATGACCAGTACGTCGTGCTGAAAGTGTTGGCTCATGTGCGCCGTTCCGCTGGTAGATCGCTCCCTAGTATATAGAAGCCCCCGGCGGCACAATATAAGTGAACTTGAGCAATTATCTGCGTTCTTACCGAGGTTGCCCTGCCCGCGCGCGCCACTGGCTGTCGCTGCCTGGGCCTGCGTTCCTCGCGTGGCAGAGTCAGCCGTGCGCGGCGCCATCGGCGCCGCGTCCGTTTTTTTCGTCCCCGGGCCGAGCGGTCGCGGGAAAGGTGTCCGCGAAGGCGAACTTTTGTGCAGGGCCCGGGTCTATTCAACCAGACCGGATGTACTGGGCCGCACAGCTCTCCGCGGACGTTTGAAGGAGCTTGAATGCAAACCCAGGAACCGGATCAGCAACTGGTCGAGCGGGTCCAGCGTGGTGACAAGCGCGCGTTCGATCTGCTGGTGCTCAAGTACCAGCACAAGATTCTCGGGCTGATCGTGCGCTTCGTGCACGATCCCCAGGAAGCCCAGGACGTGGCGCAGGAGGCCTTCATCAAGGCGTATCGCGCGCTGGGCAACTTCCGCGGCGACAGCGCCTTCTACACCTGGCTGTACCGCATCGCCGTGAACACGGCGAAGAATCACCTGGTGGCGCGCGGGCGGCGCCCGCCGGACACTGACGTCAGCGCCGAGGATGCCGAGTTCTTCGAAGGCGATCACGCCCTCAAGGATCTCGAGACGCCGGAGCGCGCCTTGCTGCGCGATGAGATCGAGGCCACTGTGCACCGGACCATCCAGCAGCTGCCCGAGGACCTGCGCACGGCGCTGACCCTGCGCGAGTTCGAGGGGCTGAGCTACGAGGACATTGCCACCGCCATGCAATGTCCGGTGGGTACGGTGCGCTCGCGGATCTTCCGCGCGCGTGAAGCGATCGACAAGGCCCTGCAGCCGCTGCTGCACGAGGGCTGAAAGCCGGCGAAAGCCAAGAGGGTAATACCATGAGTCGTGAAGTCCTGGATGAGTCGGTGTCCGCCGTCATGGATGGCGAGGCTGATGAGCTGGAACTGCGGCGCGTGCTCGCGGCAGCCGGCGAGGATGCGGCCCTGCGCGAGCGCTGGGCGCGCTACCAACTGGCCCGTGACGTGATGCACAGGCAGGCCGTGCTGCCGAAGCTGGATCTGGCAGCCGCGGTGTCGGCTGCCATCGACGCCGAAGACGCCGCGGCACCGGTCGCCAGGCCGGCGCGCTCCTGGCGCCATCTGGGCCGCTTCGCCGTGGCTGCCTCGGTGACCCTGGCGGTGCTGGCCGGCGTGCGCTTCTACAACAACCAGGACGAAACCGGCATGGCGCCGCAGATGGCCGAGCAGAGCGTGCCGGTACAATCGTCCCAGCAGAAGCTGGCGCCGATCGCCGCAGCGCCGACGGACGCGCAGCTGGTGAGCTACCCGGCCGGCGCGGTGCAGGCCGAGCCCGCCAAGCCGGCCCAGCCGGACGACCTGATTCGCAGCGTGCCGCCGCAGCCGGCTGCCGAGGCTGCGGGCGCCGGGCGCTGAGGTCGGCATGCTCGAGGAGCCGGGGCGGGTCGTCGCGGTCGAGGACGGAGCGGTGTGGGTGGAGACCCTGCGCCGCAGCACCTGCAGCGCGTGCTCGGCGAACGCCGGCTGCGGGCAGGGCCTGATGGAAAAACTGGGGGTCGGCCAGAAGCGCGGCTACGTGCGCGCACTGACCGATCTGCGGTTGGCGGTGGGTGACGGGGTGGTGATCGGCATTCGCGAGGATCTGCTGGTACAGAGCTCCCTGCGGGTCTACCTGCTGCCGTTGCTGGGGCTGTTTGCCGGTGCAATGCTGGCACAGTGGTTGGCGCTGGCCGAGTCTTTTGTCATTCTCGCCGCTCTGGGCGGATTCCTCGCGGTCTGGTGGCTGGTGCGCAGGCACAGCCGGCAGGACGTGGACGATCCGGCCCGACAGCCGGTCGTGCTGCGTGCCGAGCTGGCGGTCTGTGCGGTGCCGCCGGCGGAGAACGGCTGATCCCGGTTGGTCTTGAAGGTTGATCTCAAAGGGAGTCCAAGATTCATGCGTACCCTGAAACGCGCCATGCTGTCGCTGGCTGCGCTGCTGGCGATGGCCCAGGCACTGGTGGCCCATGCGCAGTTGCCGGAATTCACCGAGCTGGTCGAGCAGGCCTCGCCGGCCGTGGTCAACATCAGCACCCGGCAGAGCATGCCGGCCCAGGCCGCCGGCCTGCCGCCGCAGATGATGCCGGACCTGGAAGGCCTGCCGCCGATGTTCCGTGAATTCTTCGAGCGCAGCATCCCGCAGGTGCCGCCGGGACAGGCGCCGCGCAAGCGTCAGGCGCAGTCGCTGGGGTCGGGCTTCATCATTTCCAGTGACGGCTACGTGCTGACCAACAACCACGTGGTGGCCGACGCCGACGAGATCATCGTGCGCCTGTCCGACCGCAGCGAGCTGGAAGCCAAGCTGGTCGGCGCCGATCCACGCACCGACGTGGCCCTGCTCAAGGTCGAGGGCAAGAGCCTGCCGACCGTCAAGCTCGGCAAGTCGGACGAACTCAAGGTCGGCGAGTGGGTGGTGGCCATCGGCTCGCCGTTCGGCTTCGACCACTCGGTGACCGCCGGCATCGTCAGCGCCAAGGGGCGCAGCCTGCCCGACGAGAACTACGTGCCGTTCATCCAGACCGACGTGGCGATCAATCCGGGCAACTCCGGCGGTCCGCTGTTCAACCTGGACGGCGAGGTGGTCGGCATCAACTCGCAGATCTTCACCCGCTCCGGCGGCTTCATGGGCCTGTCGTTCGCCATCCCGATCGACGTGGCGATGAACGTGGCCGAGCAGCTCAAGGCCGAGGGCAAGGTCAGTCGCGGCTGGCTGGGCGTGGTGATCCAGGAAGTGAACAAGGACCTGGCCGAGTCCTTCGGTCTGGACAAGCCGGCCGGTGCGCTGGTGGCCCAGGTGCTGGAAGGCAGCCCGGGAGCCAAGGGCGGCCTGCAGGTGGGCGACGTGATCCTGGCGCTGAACGGCCAGCCGATCGTGGTGTCCGCCGACCTGCCGCACCTGGTCGGCACCCTCAAGCCGGGCACCGAGGTGGAGCTGGACGTGGTCCGCGAAGGCGAGCGCAAGCGCCTGAAGCTGGCCGTCGGCGCGCTGCCGGAAGAGGGCGAGGCGATCGCCTCCACGGGCAAGGACGATGCAGCGCGCAGCAGCAACCGCCTGGGGGTGACCGTGGTCGACCTCAGCGCCGAGCAGAAGAAGGCCCTGGAAGTGGAGGGCGGTGCGCTGATCCGCGAGGTGCAGAACGGCCCGGCGGCGCTGATCGGGCTGCGACCGGGCGACGTGATCACCCATCTGAACAACGAGTCGATCAACTCGGCGAAGACCTTCGCCAAGGTCGCCGAGGCGCTGCCGAAGAATCGCAGCGTGTCGATGCGCGTGCTGCGCCAGGGACGCGCCAGCTTCATCACCTTCAAGCTGTCCGAGTGATCGACACTGCAGTGGCTGCGGGGGCGCTTCGGCGCCCCCGTTGCGTATGTGCTGCCGGGTGTCAAGCCGTGGGTGACGCCCGCCGAGGCGATACGCTAGAATTCACGGCTATTTTCGGCGGGCACAGCCCGCGCTCTCCTTTTGAGTGTTGAGCCCGTGAGTGATCTGAGTCATATCCGCAACTTCTCCATCATCGCCCACATCGACCATGGCAAGTCGACCCTGGCCGACCGCTTCATCCAGATCTGCGGCGGCCTGTCCGACCGCGAGATGGAGGCGCAGGTGCTCGACTCCATGGATCTCGAGCGCGAGCGCGGCATCACCATCAAGGCACACAGCGTGACCCTGCACTACAAGGCGCAGGACGGCAAGACCTACCAGCTGAACTTCATCGACACCCCCGGCCACGTCGACTTCACCTACGAGGTCAGCCGCTCGCTGGCCGCCTGCGAGGGCGCGCTGCTGGTGGTGGACGCCGGCCAGGGCGTCGAGGCGCAGTCTGTGGCCAACTGCTACACCGCCATCGAGCAGGGCCTCGAGGTGATGCCGGTGCTGAACAAAATGGACCTGCCCCAGGCCGAGCCAGAGCGGGTCAAGGAAGAGATCGAGCACATCATCGGCATCGACGCCACCGACGCCGTGGCCTGCAGCGCCAAGAGCGGCATGGGCGTGGTCGACGTGCTCGAGCGCCTGGTCGAGGTCATCCCGCCGCCCGAGGGCGAGATCGATGCGCCGCTGCAGGCGCTGATCATCGATTCCTGGTTCGACAACTACCTGGGCGTGGTGTCGCTGGTGCGCGTGCGCCACGGCCGGGTCAAGAAGGGCGACAAGATCCTGGTCAAGTCGACCGGCAAGGTCCACCAGGTCGACAGCGTCGGCGTGTACACCCCCAAGCACACCGCCACCGCCGACCTCAAGGCCGGCGAAGTGGGCTTCATCGTCGCCGGCATCAAGGACATCCAGGGCGCGCCGGTAGGCGACACCCTGACCCTGTCCAACACCCCGGACGTCGACGTCCTGCCGGGCTTCAAGCGGGTCAAGCCGCAGGTCTACGCCGGCCTGTTCCCGGTCAGCTCGGACGACTTTGAGGACTTCCGCGACGCGCTGGAGAAGCTGACCCTCAACGACGCCGCGCTGCAGTACGAGCCGGAAAGCTCCGACGCGCTGGGCTTCGGCTTCCGCATCGGCTTCCTCGGCATGCTGCACATGGAGATCATCCAGGAGCGCCTCGAGCGCGAGTACGACCTGGACCTGATCACCACCGCGCCGACCGTGGTGTTCGAGGTGGTGCTGAAGAACGGCGACATCGTCTACGTCGACAACCCGTCCAAGCTGCCGGACCTGGCGTCTATCGCCGAGATGCGCGAGCCGATCTGCCGCGCCAACATCCTGGTGCCGCAGGATCACCTGGGCAGTGTGATCACCCTGTGCATCGAGAAGCGCGGCGTGCAGCGCGACATGCACTTCCTCGGCAGCCAGGTGCAGGTCAGCTACGATCTGCCGATGAACGAGGTGGTGCTCGACTTCTTCGACCGCCTGAAGTCGGCCAGCCGCGGCTATGCCTCGCTGGACTACGGCTTCGACCGCTTCCAGGCCGCCAACCTGGTGCGCCTGGACGTGCTGATCAACGGCGAGCGGGTCGATGCCCTGGCGCTGATCGTCCACCGCGACAACGCGGCCTACAAGGGCCGCCAGCTGGTGGAGAAGATGAAGGAACTGATCCCGCGGCAGATGTTCGACGTGGCGATCCAGGCGGCCATCGGCGGTCAGGTGGTGGCCCGCTCGACGGTCAAGGCGCTCAGGAAGAACGTGCTGGCCAAGTGCTACGGCGGTGACGTCAGCCGCAAGAAGAAGCTGCTGGAGAAGCAGAAGGCCGGCAAGAAAAGGATGAAGCAGGTGGGCAGTGTGGAAATTCCGCAGGAAGCCTTCCTTGCCGTGCTCAAGGTGGACAGCTGAGGATCATGACTCTGAACTTTCCGTTGCTGCTGGTGCTGGCCGTCGCCGTGTGCGGCGTGCTGGCGTTGCTCGACCTGCTGTTCCTCGCCCCGCGTCGCCGTGCCGCCATCGCCGCCTACCAGGGCAGCGTGAGCCAGACCGACCCGCAGGTGCTGCAGAAGCTGGCCCGCGAGCCGGTGCTGGTGGAATACGGCAAGTCGTTCTTCCCGGTGCTGGCGCTGGTGCTGGTGCTGCGCTCGTTCCTGGTCGAGCCGTTCCAGATCCCTTCCGGCTCGATGAAGCCGACCCTCGAGGTCGGCGACTTCATCCTGGTCAACAAGTTCTCCTACGGCATCCGCCTGCCGGTGGTGGACACCAAGGTGATCGAGATCGGCGAGCCGCAGCGCGGCGATGTGATGGTGTTCCGCTTCCCCAGCGATCCCAACGTGAACTACATCAAGCGCGTGGTCGGCCTGCCCGGCGATCATGTGCGCTACAGCAGCGACAAGCGTCTGTTCGTCAACGGCCAGCCGGTGGCCGAGCAGCTGATCGGCGACGAGCCGGGCAGCCTCGGCAGCGCCCGCCTGTTCAGCGAGAAGCTGGGCGCGGCGGAGCACCTGATCCGCAAGGAAATGCGCCGCTACCGTATCGAACCGGACCGCGAGTGGGTTGTGCCCGCGGGGCACTACTTCATGATGGGCGACAACCGCGACAACTCCAACGACAGCCGTTACTGGGATGATCCGGCCATCGCGCCCGAGCTGCACGGCATGGTTCCCGACCGCAACATCGTCGGCAAGGCGTTCGCCGTGTGGATGAGCTGGCCAGCTCCCAAGGTCGGCCATCTGCCGACCTTCGAGCGTGTCGGGCTGATCCACTGATGCACTGAACAGTTCACGGATACGAGGTTGATCATGGGATTTGCGCGTTCGCAGAAAGGTCTGTCGATGGTGAGCTGGCTGGTGGTCTTCTGCGTGGCGGCGTTCTTCGCCAGCGTGGCGTTCAAGGTCCTGCCGCACTACTTCGACTTCCTTTCCCTGCAGAAGATCGTCACCGGGGTGGAGAGCGAAAAGGCTCTGGAGATCCGCTCGCCCGGCGACTTCTACGCACACGTGAGCCGCGGCACCCAGGTCAACAACATCCGCGATCTCGACCTGCGCGAGGTGATGGACGTGCGCATGGAGAACAACGAGTTCTATGTCCATCTCAAATACGAGAAGCGCGAACCGCTGATCGAGAACCTTGACCTGGTCGTCCACTTCGACCGCGAATACCGTGTCCGTGCCCCGTGAGTAACCCTCTGCAACGACTCGAGCGCCAGCTCGGCTATCAATTCCAGGACCAGAACCTGATGGTCGTGGCCCTGACCCACCGCAGTTTCGCCGGCCGCAACAACGAGCGGCTGGAATTCCTCGGCGATGCCATCCTCAACTTCGTGGTCGGCGAGGCGCTGTTCAAGCGTTTCCCGCAGGCCCGCGAGGGCCAGCTGTCGCGCCTGCGCGCGCGGCTGGTCAAGGGCGAGACCCTGGCCCGGCTGGCCCGGGCCTTCGACCTGGGCGAGTACCTGCGCCTGGGCTCCGGCGAGCTGAAGAGCGGCGGTTTCCGTCGCGAGTCGATCCTCGCCGACGCCACCGAGGCGCTGATCGGCGCCATCTACCTGGACACCGGCATGGATTCGGCGCGCGACCGCGTGCTGGCCTGGCTGGAGCCCTACTTCGACGAGCTGACCCTGGTCGACACCAACAAGGATCCGAAAACCCGCCTGCAGGAGTTCCTGCAATCGCGTGGCTGCGAACTGCCGCGCTACGATGTGGTGGATATCCAGGGCGAACCGCATTGTCGTACCTTCTTCGTCGAATGCGAAATTGCCCTGCTCAATGAAAAGACCCGTGGCCAGGGTGCCAGCCGCCGCATCGCCGAACAGGTGGCGGCCGCGGCGGCACTGGTGGCCCTGGGCGTGGAGAATGGCAATGACTGAATCCCAGGCCAGCCGCTGCGGCTACGTGGCCATCGTCGGACGGCCGAACGTCGGCAAGTCGACCCTGCTCAATCACATCCTCGGCCAGAAGCTGGCGATCACCTCGCGCAAGCCGCAGACCACCCGCCACACCCTGCTCGGCATCAAGACCGAGGGTGCGGTGCAGGCGATCTACGTCGACACCCCCGGCATGCACAAGGACAACGACAAGGCGCTCAACCGCTACATGAACCGCAGCGCCAGCGCGGCGCTGAAGGACGTGGACGTGGTGATCTTCGTCGTCGACCGTACGCGCTGGACCGACGAGGACCAGATGGTGCTCGACCGGGTCAAGTTCGTCGAAGGCCCGCTGCTGCTGGTGGTCAACAAGATCGACCGCCTCGAGGACAAGGCCGAGTTGCTGCCGCACCTCAAGTGGCTGGAAGAGCAGCTGCCCAACGCGGAGATCGTGCCGATCTCCGCGCAGCACGGGCAGAACCTCGACACCCTTGAGCAACTGGTGGCCAAGCACCTGCCCGAAGGTGAGCACTTCTTCGAGGAAGATCAGCTGACCGATCGCAGCTCGCGCTTCCTCGCCGCCGAACTGGTACGCGAGAAGGTCATGCGCCAGCTCGGCGCCGAGGTGCCCTACCAGGTCACCGTGGAGATCGAGCAGTTCCAGCAGCAGGGCCGCGTGCTGCACATCCACGCGCTGATCCTGG
This genomic window contains:
- a CDS encoding folate-binding protein; amino-acid sequence: MSAFFCSLDHEGVLAVHGVDAAKFLQGQLTCNLNYLNAETSSLGARCTPKGRMLSSFRIVPLADGFALAMARELIEPQLADLKKYAVFFKAQLADESAAWVRFGLSQGDGALLALGVDLPSADGSVARHDELLAVRLPGERAELWVPVSAADGLHHRLAAHLPEGSLNDWLLSQVRAGVAQVFGATRELFIPQMLNLQSLGGVSFKKGCYTGQEIVARMQYLGRLKRRLYRLRLDGGELPAPGSELFSPVHASSVGEVALAARSDDGIELLAVLQDNAVEDGRLHLGSLEGPALQLLELPYTIDADRDIQR
- a CDS encoding succinate dehydrogenase assembly factor 2 — its product is MTEENIELKRLQWECRRGMLELDVLFKPFLDEAYAQLEAVDQERFRNLLKCEDPDLFSWFMGYSQPENADHARMVRMILDRVQPK
- a CDS encoding protein YgfX; the protein is MSSRSEPFECHWRPSRRLLALYLLSLGLAVLALALAAIPGWAQAAGLLLCLVHAAWTLPRAILLSHLSAFTALRHDGRGWQLRNAAEGWVAVQLRPGSLALPQAVVLQFRRPGQWFARGLCIPADSLCRDRHRRLRVRLKFARRRWAPVGEAQSGR
- the nadB gene encoding L-aspartate oxidase codes for the protein MSQHFQHDVLVIGSGGAGLSLALNLPDHLRIAVLSKGDLAGGSTYWAQGGVAAVLDDSDDIESHVQDTLTAGAGLCREDAVRFTVEHSREAIQWLIDQGVPFTRDEEHHDGERGFAFHLTREGGHSHRRIIHAADATGTAIFNTLLARARQCPNIELLEQRVAVDLITERKLGGKGRRCLGAYVLNRNSGEVDTYRARFVVLATGGAAKVYLYTSNPDGTCGDGIAMAWRAGCRVGNLEFNQFHPTCLYHPQAKNFLITEALRGEGGLLRLPGGERFMDRFDARGELAPRDIVARAIDHEMKRLGIDCVYLDISHKPAEFIKTHFPTVYERCLGYGIDITRQPIPVVPAAHYTCGGVVVDSRGHTDVPGLYAIGETSFTGLHGANRLASNSLLECFVYARAAAADIVSQLERVGMPHALPSWDASQVTDSDEDVIIAHNWDELRRFMWDYVGIVRTNKRLQRAQHRVRLLQSEIHEFYSNYRVSRDLIELRNLALVAELMIQSAMLRRESRGLHYTLDYPGQLPKAGDTILVPPGYLPD
- the rpoE gene encoding RNA polymerase sigma factor RpoE, whose translation is MQTQEPDQQLVERVQRGDKRAFDLLVLKYQHKILGLIVRFVHDPQEAQDVAQEAFIKAYRALGNFRGDSAFYTWLYRIAVNTAKNHLVARGRRPPDTDVSAEDAEFFEGDHALKDLETPERALLRDEIEATVHRTIQQLPEDLRTALTLREFEGLSYEDIATAMQCPVGTVRSRIFRAREAIDKALQPLLHEG
- a CDS encoding sigma-E factor negative regulatory protein, which produces MSREVLDESVSAVMDGEADELELRRVLAAAGEDAALRERWARYQLARDVMHRQAVLPKLDLAAAVSAAIDAEDAAAPVARPARSWRHLGRFAVAASVTLAVLAGVRFYNNQDETGMAPQMAEQSVPVQSSQQKLAPIAAAPTDAQLVSYPAGAVQAEPAKPAQPDDLIRSVPPQPAAEAAGAGR
- a CDS encoding SoxR reducing system RseC family protein is translated as MLEEPGRVVAVEDGAVWVETLRRSTCSACSANAGCGQGLMEKLGVGQKRGYVRALTDLRLAVGDGVVIGIREDLLVQSSLRVYLLPLLGLFAGAMLAQWLALAESFVILAALGGFLAVWWLVRRHSRQDVDDPARQPVVLRAELAVCAVPPAENG
- a CDS encoding DegQ family serine endoprotease, with protein sequence MRTLKRAMLSLAALLAMAQALVAHAQLPEFTELVEQASPAVVNISTRQSMPAQAAGLPPQMMPDLEGLPPMFREFFERSIPQVPPGQAPRKRQAQSLGSGFIISSDGYVLTNNHVVADADEIIVRLSDRSELEAKLVGADPRTDVALLKVEGKSLPTVKLGKSDELKVGEWVVAIGSPFGFDHSVTAGIVSAKGRSLPDENYVPFIQTDVAINPGNSGGPLFNLDGEVVGINSQIFTRSGGFMGLSFAIPIDVAMNVAEQLKAEGKVSRGWLGVVIQEVNKDLAESFGLDKPAGALVAQVLEGSPGAKGGLQVGDVILALNGQPIVVSADLPHLVGTLKPGTEVELDVVREGERKRLKLAVGALPEEGEAIASTGKDDAARSSNRLGVTVVDLSAEQKKALEVEGGALIREVQNGPAALIGLRPGDVITHLNNESINSAKTFAKVAEALPKNRSVSMRVLRQGRASFITFKLSE
- the lepA gene encoding translation elongation factor 4, with the protein product MSDLSHIRNFSIIAHIDHGKSTLADRFIQICGGLSDREMEAQVLDSMDLERERGITIKAHSVTLHYKAQDGKTYQLNFIDTPGHVDFTYEVSRSLAACEGALLVVDAGQGVEAQSVANCYTAIEQGLEVMPVLNKMDLPQAEPERVKEEIEHIIGIDATDAVACSAKSGMGVVDVLERLVEVIPPPEGEIDAPLQALIIDSWFDNYLGVVSLVRVRHGRVKKGDKILVKSTGKVHQVDSVGVYTPKHTATADLKAGEVGFIVAGIKDIQGAPVGDTLTLSNTPDVDVLPGFKRVKPQVYAGLFPVSSDDFEDFRDALEKLTLNDAALQYEPESSDALGFGFRIGFLGMLHMEIIQERLEREYDLDLITTAPTVVFEVVLKNGDIVYVDNPSKLPDLASIAEMREPICRANILVPQDHLGSVITLCIEKRGVQRDMHFLGSQVQVSYDLPMNEVVLDFFDRLKSASRGYASLDYGFDRFQAANLVRLDVLINGERVDALALIVHRDNAAYKGRQLVEKMKELIPRQMFDVAIQAAIGGQVVARSTVKALRKNVLAKCYGGDVSRKKKLLEKQKAGKKRMKQVGSVEIPQEAFLAVLKVDS
- the lepB gene encoding signal peptidase I, encoding MTLNFPLLLVLAVAVCGVLALLDLLFLAPRRRAAIAAYQGSVSQTDPQVLQKLAREPVLVEYGKSFFPVLALVLVLRSFLVEPFQIPSGSMKPTLEVGDFILVNKFSYGIRLPVVDTKVIEIGEPQRGDVMVFRFPSDPNVNYIKRVVGLPGDHVRYSSDKRLFVNGQPVAEQLIGDEPGSLGSARLFSEKLGAAEHLIRKEMRRYRIEPDREWVVPAGHYFMMGDNRDNSNDSRYWDDPAIAPELHGMVPDRNIVGKAFAVWMSWPAPKVGHLPTFERVGLIH
- a CDS encoding DUF4845 domain-containing protein, whose translation is MGFARSQKGLSMVSWLVVFCVAAFFASVAFKVLPHYFDFLSLQKIVTGVESEKALEIRSPGDFYAHVSRGTQVNNIRDLDLREVMDVRMENNEFYVHLKYEKREPLIENLDLVVHFDREYRVRAP
- the rnc gene encoding ribonuclease III — protein: MSNPLQRLERQLGYQFQDQNLMVVALTHRSFAGRNNERLEFLGDAILNFVVGEALFKRFPQAREGQLSRLRARLVKGETLARLARAFDLGEYLRLGSGELKSGGFRRESILADATEALIGAIYLDTGMDSARDRVLAWLEPYFDELTLVDTNKDPKTRLQEFLQSRGCELPRYDVVDIQGEPHCRTFFVECEIALLNEKTRGQGASRRIAEQVAAAAALVALGVENGND
- the era gene encoding GTPase Era produces the protein MTESQASRCGYVAIVGRPNVGKSTLLNHILGQKLAITSRKPQTTRHTLLGIKTEGAVQAIYVDTPGMHKDNDKALNRYMNRSASAALKDVDVVIFVVDRTRWTDEDQMVLDRVKFVEGPLLLVVNKIDRLEDKAELLPHLKWLEEQLPNAEIVPISAQHGQNLDTLEQLVAKHLPEGEHFFEEDQLTDRSSRFLAAELVREKVMRQLGAEVPYQVTVEIEQFQQQGRVLHIHALILVERDGQKKIIIGDKGERIKRIGQDARRDMEELFGSKVMLNLWVKVKSGWSDDERALRSLGYGDL